A genomic window from Erythrobacter sp. BLCC-B19 includes:
- a CDS encoding fatty acid desaturase gives MMRRSPLLPVYPATVSGACIPAPIFACKCALRKRNCLGACEVYTHPHGQPQRILGDMNPHFALPHPRVQRAAGLALALAIAGSWLAIHAYAMFVFELSWNNWPMALVMAGVQCWLSVGVFIVCHDAMHGTLAPGHPRLNAGIGTVLLALYAGFGWKHLRDAHLTHHKLAGHAGDPDFDEHNPSDFLRWYATFFRRYFGWRSIIFVHTVVGIYWLVLDIPMIQIVVLYGLPALASSLQLFYFGTFRTHRHQPGAARGGFADHHNARSDNFGTLASLATCFHFGYHLEHHRRPDVPWWALPAAHRAGVGRAQATEKVPA, from the coding sequence ATGATGCGGCGATCCCCCTTGCTGCCGGTCTATCCTGCCACAGTCTCAGGCGCTTGTATTCCCGCGCCGATCTTCGCCTGCAAGTGTGCGCTGCGCAAACGCAATTGCCTTGGCGCTTGCGAGGTCTATACGCATCCCCATGGCCAGCCGCAGCGTATCCTTGGGGACATGAACCCGCACTTCGCCTTGCCCCATCCCCGCGTCCAGCGCGCCGCCGGTCTTGCGCTGGCGCTGGCGATTGCCGGGAGCTGGCTGGCGATCCATGCCTATGCGATGTTCGTGTTCGAGCTGTCGTGGAACAACTGGCCGATGGCGCTGGTGATGGCGGGGGTGCAGTGCTGGCTGTCGGTCGGCGTGTTCATCGTCTGCCACGATGCGATGCACGGCACGCTCGCCCCCGGCCACCCGCGCCTCAATGCAGGCATCGGCACTGTGTTGCTGGCGCTTTATGCGGGCTTTGGCTGGAAGCATCTGCGTGACGCGCACCTGACCCACCACAAGCTTGCAGGCCATGCGGGCGATCCCGATTTCGATGAGCACAATCCGAGCGACTTCCTGCGCTGGTATGCGACCTTCTTCCGGCGCTATTTCGGATGGCGTTCGATCATCTTCGTGCACACCGTGGTCGGGATCTACTGGCTGGTGCTGGATATTCCGATGATCCAGATCGTGGTGCTTTACGGCCTTCCGGCGCTCGCGTCCTCGCTCCAGCTGTTCTACTTCGGCACCTTCCGCACCCACCGGCACCAGCCGGGCGCGGCGAGGGGCGGGTTTGCCGACCACCACAATGCCCGTTCGGACAATTTCGGCACGCTCGCAAGCCTCGCCACCTGCTTCCATTTCGGCTATCATCTCGAACACCACCGCCGTCCTGATGTGCCGTGGTGGGCGCTTCCTGCGGCGCACCGTGCCGGGGTGGGGCGCGCCCAAGCGACTGAAAAGGTGCCTGCATGA
- a CDS encoding GMC family oxidoreductase N-terminal domain-containing protein has protein sequence MSSAKPFNPFIAAIWRRLAETLFVEPADMAITPQQVVDNLQTMFANIEGQKPFETGLSVLAAWVVLGGPLWHFAPRSWRIARIERRLKNSRVDLFQDMARIRGIVYAGYYGHWLPAPSPDQAAQEDANAANPVFAAIGFTLPRHRTRAGTPDDPAIAEYTANDLPPSVFIGHDAIPDSVEVVVIGSGAGGAVAAANLADQGYEVLVVEAGRHNPSSVITPHELQMSSTLYKDGAIQTTRDRDIIVFQGRTVGGSTVINNGICLRLKADGETHPDANDVLATWAGLGAPVDESALDASYARIEARLGIHEIDRRLGQNNGTRMLAGWDAYRAASTDPMDARATSGWFRKNWGSKHEANACLSCGYCNTGCPYGRKRAMPESFLHHAALSAPRKAKILPHAQVLQIGWGPRAGDGRRVASSVQVQLPDGRAKWIAVTKGVVVAAGTIASTNILSASGIRGTGKDISLNIACPVPALMPAPVMAWDEDQMATYIDRGDFLIESHFQPPMSMATLVPGWFGDHFARMLNYNRLASAGVLFPADRRGTIKDGKLSFKLQETDLAVLRRALALLTKVHLAGGALEVYPALLKGDTIRAGITPQALDAQLAAAIREPDDVVLSSSHPHGGNGINADPAKGVVGIDQRVHGTTNVLVCDASVMPSCIRVNAQLTTMAMADRVTHGQRVFG, from the coding sequence ATGTCTTCAGCCAAGCCGTTCAATCCGTTCATCGCCGCGATCTGGCGCCGTCTGGCCGAGACGCTGTTCGTCGAGCCTGCCGACATGGCGATCACGCCGCAGCAGGTGGTCGACAATCTCCAGACCATGTTCGCCAATATCGAGGGGCAAAAGCCGTTCGAGACCGGGCTTTCGGTGCTCGCCGCCTGGGTGGTGCTGGGCGGGCCGCTGTGGCACTTCGCCCCGCGCAGCTGGCGGATCGCCCGGATCGAGCGGCGACTGAAGAATTCGCGTGTCGATCTGTTTCAGGACATGGCCCGTATCCGGGGGATCGTTTACGCGGGCTATTATGGCCACTGGCTGCCCGCGCCCTCGCCGGATCAGGCGGCGCAGGAAGATGCCAACGCCGCCAATCCGGTGTTCGCCGCGATCGGCTTCACTCTCCCCCGCCACCGCACCCGCGCAGGCACGCCCGACGATCCGGCGATTGCCGAATACACCGCCAATGATCTGCCGCCGTCCGTCTTCATCGGCCATGACGCGATCCCCGATAGCGTCGAGGTGGTGGTGATCGGATCAGGCGCAGGCGGCGCGGTCGCGGCGGCGAACCTTGCCGATCAGGGCTATGAAGTGCTGGTGGTGGAGGCCGGGCGGCACAATCCCAGCTCTGTCATCACCCCGCACGAATTGCAGATGTCCTCCACGCTCTACAAGGACGGTGCGATCCAGACCACGCGCGACCGCGACATCATCGTCTTTCAGGGCCGCACCGTGGGCGGGTCGACCGTCATCAACAACGGCATCTGCCTGCGCCTCAAGGCCGATGGGGAGACGCACCCGGACGCCAATGATGTGCTCGCGACCTGGGCGGGCCTCGGCGCGCCGGTGGATGAAAGCGCGCTGGACGCCTCCTATGCGCGGATCGAGGCGCGGCTCGGCATCCACGAAATCGACCGGCGGCTGGGCCAGAACAACGGCACGCGGATGCTGGCGGGGTGGGACGCCTATCGCGCCGCCTCCACCGACCCGATGGACGCGCGCGCCACGTCGGGTTGGTTCCGCAAGAACTGGGGGTCCAAGCACGAGGCCAACGCCTGCCTCTCCTGCGGCTATTGCAACACCGGGTGCCCCTATGGCCGCAAGCGCGCCATGCCCGAGAGCTTCCTGCATCACGCGGCGCTTTCCGCCCCGCGCAAGGCGAAGATCCTGCCGCACGCGCAGGTGCTCCAGATCGGCTGGGGGCCGCGCGCGGGTGATGGCCGCCGCGTGGCGAGCAGCGTGCAGGTGCAACTGCCCGATGGCCGCGCCAAGTGGATCGCGGTGACCAAGGGCGTGGTGGTCGCGGCGGGCACCATCGCTTCAACCAATATCCTGTCAGCCAGCGGGATCAGGGGCACCGGCAAGGACATCTCGCTCAACATCGCCTGCCCTGTCCCTGCCCTCATGCCCGCCCCCGTCATGGCATGGGACGAAGACCAGATGGCGACCTATATCGACCGCGGCGACTTCCTGATCGAGAGCCATTTCCAGCCGCCCATGAGCATGGCGACGCTGGTGCCGGGATGGTTCGGCGATCACTTCGCCCGGATGCTGAACTACAACCGCCTCGCCTCGGCAGGGGTGCTGTTTCCGGCGGACCGGCGGGGCACGATCAAGGACGGCAAGCTGAGCTTCAAGCTTCAGGAGACCGACCTTGCCGTCCTGCGCCGCGCGCTGGCGTTGCTGACCAAGGTGCACCTCGCAGGCGGGGCGCTGGAGGTCTATCCGGCGCTGCTGAAGGGCGACACGATCCGCGCCGGGATCACGCCGCAAGCGCTCGATGCGCAGCTTGCCGCCGCGATCCGTGAGCCGGATGATGTGGTGCTCTCGTCAAGCCACCCCCACGGCGGCAACGGGATCAACGCCGATCCGGCCAAGGGCGTGGTGGGCATCGACCAACGCGTCCACGGCACCACCAATGTGCTCGTCTGCGATGCCAGCGTCATGCCGAGCTGCATCCGGGTGAACGCCCAGCTGACGACAATGGCGATGGCCGACCGCGTGACCCACGGACAGCGGGTGTTCGGCTAG
- a CDS encoding HAD family hydrolase: MRDPAAIIFDFDGVIADSEMLANLVLAEELTRLGLPTSLEQSYARYVGTRWDEMIALIEEQLARPVPADWGAHLSDTMMARFRRDLAEVPGAGDFIRALGQRPRGIASSSSPARLAISLEVLGLAAHFEGRVFSAELVERGKPAPDIFLLAADRLNVAPETCLVIEDSPSGVRGAKAAGMQVIGLLAGAHIQPGHDAKLRAAGADHIAASWDEVAALAL, from the coding sequence ATGCGTGATCCTGCCGCCATCATCTTCGATTTCGACGGCGTGATTGCCGATAGCGAGATGCTCGCCAATCTTGTGCTGGCCGAGGAGCTGACCCGGCTCGGCCTGCCGACCAGCCTTGAGCAATCCTACGCCCGCTATGTCGGCACGCGCTGGGATGAGATGATTGCGCTGATCGAGGAGCAGCTGGCCCGCCCGGTGCCAGCAGATTGGGGTGCGCACTTGTCGGACACCATGATGGCACGCTTTCGCCGCGATCTGGCCGAGGTGCCGGGGGCGGGTGACTTTATCCGCGCGCTGGGACAGCGCCCGCGCGGTATCGCTTCCTCCAGCAGCCCGGCGCGGCTGGCGATCAGTCTGGAGGTGCTCGGGCTGGCGGCGCATTTCGAAGGCCGGGTGTTCAGCGCCGAACTTGTGGAGCGCGGCAAGCCTGCGCCCGATATCTTCCTGCTCGCCGCCGACCGCCTGAACGTCGCGCCGGAAACCTGCCTCGTCATCGAGGACAGCCCGTCGGGCGTGCGCGGGGCGAAGGCGGCGGGGATGCAGGTGATCGGCTTGCTCGCGGGCGCGCATATCCAGCCCGGCCATGACGCCAAGCTGCGCGCGGCAGGGGCGGATCACATTGCCGCCTCGTGGGACGAGGTCGCCGCGCTCGCGCTCTAG
- a CDS encoding acyl-CoA thioesterase: protein MSANESPAVPFFHPITVAAEDIDFMGHVNNARYLNWVQDAVLAHWRGIAPAEDVASKAWVALKHEITYRKPAFLDDAVIAQTVLERFNGARAFYSTLIKRGEEVLAEVQSSWCCIDAETLRPARIGEHLRAFFFPQGE from the coding sequence ATGTCAGCAAACGAATCTCCCGCCGTGCCCTTTTTCCACCCGATTACCGTCGCGGCGGAGGACATCGACTTCATGGGTCACGTCAACAACGCGCGCTATCTCAACTGGGTGCAGGATGCGGTGCTGGCGCATTGGCGCGGGATTGCGCCGGCCGAGGATGTGGCGAGCAAGGCGTGGGTCGCGCTGAAGCACGAGATCACCTATCGCAAGCCCGCCTTCCTCGACGATGCCGTGATCGCGCAGACCGTGCTCGAACGCTTCAACGGCGCGCGCGCCTTCTATTCTACGCTGATCAAGCGCGGCGAGGAAGTGCTGGCCGAGGTGCAATCGAGCTGGTGCTGCATCGATGCCGAAACCCTTCGCCCGGCGCGCATCGGCGAACATCTGCGCGCGTTCTTCTTCCCTCAGGGCGAGTGA
- the leuC gene encoding 3-isopropylmalate dehydratase large subunit, translated as MASRPRTLYEKIWDAHVVETRDDGTALIYIDRHLVHEVTSPQAFEALKVAGRPVRRPELTLAVPDHNLPTTARVDASGKPVPIADPESAAQLAALEVNAPAFGIRYIPATAKEQGIVHVVGPEQGFSLPGTTIVCGDSHTACHGGLGALAFGIGTSEVEHVLATQTLLLQQSKPMEVRVEGDLGPGVSAKDLILHIIGRIGAAGGSGYVIEYRGKVFEAMTVEERLTVCNMSIEAGARAGLIAPDDVTFAYLKGRPMAPKGAEWDAAVAYWRTLHTDDGALFAKSVTINAADVEPSVTWGTSPEDVVPIGGLVPHPEDFADESKRIAAQKSLDYMGLTPGTPMTQVPIENVFIGSCTNSRIEDLRAAAAILKGRRKAENVRWAIVVPGSGLVKAMAEEEGLDRIFTEAGFEWREPGCSACLGMNPDKVPAGERCASTSNRNFVGRQGPGARTHLVSPAMAAAAAVTGRLADVRELV; from the coding sequence ATGGCCAGCCGCCCCCGCACCCTCTACGAAAAGATCTGGGATGCGCACGTCGTCGAGACGCGCGACGATGGCACGGCGCTGATCTATATCGACCGGCATCTGGTCCACGAAGTCACCAGCCCGCAGGCGTTCGAGGCGCTGAAGGTGGCCGGGCGCCCGGTGCGCCGTCCGGAACTGACGCTGGCGGTGCCCGATCACAACCTCCCGACGACCGCACGGGTCGACGCAAGCGGCAAGCCGGTGCCCATCGCCGATCCCGAAAGCGCCGCCCAGCTCGCCGCGCTCGAAGTGAACGCGCCCGCTTTTGGCATCCGCTACATCCCCGCCACCGCCAAGGAGCAGGGGATCGTCCATGTCGTAGGGCCGGAACAGGGCTTCTCGCTCCCCGGCACCACCATCGTCTGCGGCGATTCGCACACCGCCTGCCACGGCGGCCTGGGGGCGCTTGCCTTCGGGATCGGGACGAGCGAGGTCGAGCACGTGCTGGCGACCCAGACCCTGCTGCTCCAGCAATCGAAGCCGATGGAAGTGCGGGTGGAGGGCGACCTCGGCCCCGGCGTCAGCGCCAAGGATCTGATCCTCCACATCATCGGCCGCATCGGCGCGGCGGGCGGATCGGGCTATGTGATCGAATACCGCGGCAAGGTGTTCGAGGCGATGACGGTCGAGGAGCGCCTCACTGTCTGCAACATGAGCATCGAGGCAGGCGCGCGCGCCGGGCTGATCGCGCCGGACGATGTCACCTTCGCCTATCTCAAGGGCCGCCCGATGGCCCCCAAGGGCGCGGAATGGGACGCGGCAGTCGCGTATTGGCGCACGCTCCACACCGATGACGGCGCTCTCTTCGCCAAGTCGGTGACGATCAACGCTGCCGATGTCGAACCCAGCGTCACCTGGGGCACTTCCCCCGAGGACGTGGTGCCGATTGGCGGGCTCGTGCCGCACCCGGAAGACTTCGCTGACGAAAGCAAGCGCATCGCGGCGCAGAAGTCGCTCGACTACATGGGCCTCACCCCCGGCACCCCGATGACGCAAGTTCCCATCGAGAACGTCTTCATCGGCAGCTGCACCAACAGCCGCATCGAAGACCTGCGCGCCGCCGCCGCGATCCTCAAGGGGCGTCGCAAGGCCGAGAATGTGCGCTGGGCGATCGTCGTCCCCGGATCGGGACTGGTGAAGGCCATGGCCGAGGAAGAAGGGCTCGACCGGATCTTCACCGAAGCAGGCTTCGAATGGCGCGAGCCGGGCTGTTCGGCCTGTCTCGGCATGAACCCCGACAAGGTGCCTGCGGGCGAGCGCTGCGCCTCGACCAGCAACCGCAACTTTGTGGGGCGGCAGGGGCCGGGCGCGCGCACGCACCTCGTCTCGCCTGCGATGGCGGCGGCGGCGGCGGTGACGGGCAGGCTGGCGGACGTGCGCGAATTGGTGTGA
- a CDS encoding isopropylmalate isomerase gives MTDKPKNNTARNAALAAAGAIGSAAIAAALLYTNKRKKKPADEPPPPPAIPSGEPPQTD, from the coding sequence ATGACCGACAAGCCCAAGAACAACACCGCCCGCAACGCCGCGCTTGCTGCTGCGGGTGCCATCGGATCGGCGGCGATTGCCGCTGCGCTGCTCTACACGAACAAGCGCAAGAAGAAGCCCGCCGACGAGCCGCCGCCGCCGCCCGCGATCCCTTCGGGCGAGCCGCCCCAAACCGATTAG
- the leuD gene encoding 3-isopropylmalate dehydratase small subunit: MQPLTRVDGRAIPLGLKNVDTDIIIPAKWLKTISREGLGAGAFEALRAEPGNVFDDPAYQGAPILIAGDNYGCGSSREHAAWAMLDLGIRVVIAPSFSDIHSGNAVKNGILPVVLPQDAVDRLLEVAREGLEITVDLEAQTVTTPYQDRFTFDIDPFRKHCLLNGLDEVGLTMARGEAIGGYEAQRTAAQPWLMRGTAAA, from the coding sequence ATGCAGCCCCTTACCCGCGTCGATGGCCGCGCCATTCCGCTTGGCCTCAAGAATGTCGACACCGACATCATCATCCCGGCCAAGTGGCTCAAGACCATCAGCCGCGAGGGGCTGGGTGCGGGCGCGTTCGAAGCGCTGCGGGCGGAACCCGGCAATGTCTTCGACGATCCCGCCTACCAGGGCGCGCCGATCCTGATTGCGGGCGACAATTACGGCTGCGGATCGAGCCGCGAGCACGCCGCCTGGGCGATGCTCGATCTCGGGATCCGCGTGGTCATCGCGCCCAGTTTTTCCGACATCCATTCGGGAAATGCGGTCAAGAACGGGATCCTGCCCGTGGTGCTGCCGCAGGACGCGGTCGACCGGCTGCTCGAAGTGGCGCGCGAGGGGCTTGAGATCACCGTCGATCTCGAAGCCCAGACCGTCACCACCCCCTATCAGGATCGCTTCACCTTCGACATCGACCCCTTCCGCAAGCACTGCCTGCTGAACGGCCTCGATGAAGTCGGCCTGACGATGGCGCGGGGCGAGGCGATCGGCGGCTATGAGGCGCAGCGCACTGCCGCCCAGCCGTGGCTGATGCGCGGCACGGCGGCTGCCTGA
- a CDS encoding NADPH:quinone oxidoreductase family protein has product MKAIRTHQTGGPETLTLDEVETPVPGAGEVLVAVKACAINYPDGLIIRDMYQFKPARPFSPGGEISGVIEAVGEGVEGYAVGDRVLAGIGNGGLAEKVVVPAGRMFKVPDGVPFEKAASLLMTYGTTIHGLKDRGHIKAGDTVLILGAAGGVGLSAIELSKAFGARVVAAVSSEAKGEVARKAGADEVVIYPREAMDKDASKALADAFKKACGPEGANIVYDIVGGQYSEPALRAIAWEGRFLVVGFPAGIAKMPLNLTLLKSCDICGVFWGAYTARDPKGFHAQVNELFDLMKAGKIDPLVSETFPLARAGEAIARLEAREAVGKLVVTMD; this is encoded by the coding sequence ATGAAAGCCATTCGCACCCACCAGACCGGCGGGCCGGAAACCCTGACTTTGGACGAGGTCGAAACCCCCGTCCCCGGCGCGGGCGAGGTGCTCGTCGCGGTCAAGGCCTGCGCGATCAACTATCCCGATGGGCTGATCATCCGCGATATGTACCAGTTCAAGCCCGCCCGCCCCTTTTCGCCCGGCGGCGAGATTTCGGGTGTGATCGAAGCGGTCGGCGAGGGTGTCGAAGGCTATGCGGTCGGTGACCGCGTGCTCGCCGGGATCGGCAATGGGGGCTTGGCCGAAAAGGTCGTCGTGCCCGCGGGCCGGATGTTCAAGGTGCCCGATGGCGTGCCGTTCGAGAAGGCGGCCAGCCTGCTGATGACCTACGGCACCACCATCCACGGATTGAAGGATCGCGGCCACATCAAGGCGGGCGACACCGTGCTGATCCTCGGCGCGGCGGGCGGCGTCGGGCTTTCGGCGATCGAACTCAGCAAGGCTTTCGGCGCGCGCGTGGTGGCCGCCGTGTCGTCGGAAGCCAAGGGCGAAGTTGCCCGCAAGGCCGGGGCGGACGAAGTCGTGATCTACCCGCGCGAGGCGATGGACAAGGATGCCTCCAAGGCGCTCGCTGACGCCTTCAAGAAGGCCTGCGGGCCGGAGGGCGCGAATATCGTCTATGACATCGTCGGCGGGCAATATTCCGAGCCTGCGCTGCGCGCCATCGCGTGGGAGGGCCGCTTCCTGGTGGTGGGCTTCCCCGCCGGGATCGCCAAGATGCCATTGAACCTCACCCTGCTGAAGTCCTGTGACATCTGCGGCGTGTTCTGGGGCGCCTACACCGCGCGCGATCCCAAGGGCTTCCATGCGCAGGTGAACGAGCTGTTCGACCTGATGAAGGCCGGCAAGATCGACCCGCTGGTGAGCGAAACCTTCCCCCTCGCCCGCGCGGGCGAGGCCATCGCCAGGCTCGAAGCGCGCGAGGCGGTGGGCAAGCTGGTGGTGACGATGGACTAA
- a CDS encoding DUF1476 domain-containing protein gives MTDFKDRERAEEAHFALEGETAFRILARRNRLLGEWAAGLMGLTPEETDAYRKAVVQAEFEESGDEDVVRKLLGDITAAQIDVTEADIRAKLEEMSIEARRQLLGEV, from the coding sequence ATGACCGACTTCAAGGATCGCGAGCGCGCCGAGGAAGCCCATTTCGCGCTGGAAGGCGAAACCGCTTTCCGCATCCTCGCCCGCCGCAATCGCCTGCTGGGCGAATGGGCCGCTGGCCTGATGGGCCTCACGCCCGAGGAAACCGACGCCTATCGCAAGGCGGTGGTGCAGGCCGAGTTCGAGGAATCGGGCGACGAGGATGTCGTGCGCAAGCTGCTGGGCGACATCACCGCCGCGCAGATCGACGTGACCGAAGCCGACATCCGCGCCAAGCTCGAAGAAATGAGCATCGAGGCCCGCCGCCAGCTGCTCGGCGAGGTGTAA
- a CDS encoding BolA family transcriptional regulator — protein MPMSAREIEDAILAALPGAVVELTDLAGDDDHWAATVTAPQFAGLSRVAQHKLVYNALGGRMGGVLHALQVTTVVPK, from the coding sequence ATGCCGATGAGCGCGCGCGAGATCGAGGACGCGATCCTGGCCGCCCTGCCCGGCGCGGTGGTCGAACTGACCGACCTTGCCGGCGATGATGACCACTGGGCGGCAACCGTCACCGCGCCGCAATTCGCCGGTCTCAGCCGCGTGGCGCAGCACAAGCTGGTCTATAATGCACTGGGCGGGCGGATGGGCGGCGTGCTGCACGCCTTGCAAGTCACCACCGTGGTTCCCAAGTAA
- the grxD gene encoding Grx4 family monothiol glutaredoxin: MSDVNARISDLVTSNDVVLFMKGTPLFPQCGFSSRAVAILDHCGVAYESVDVLQDMEIRQGIKSFSDWPTIPQLYVKGEFVGGSDIMMEMFEAGELQTLLDESGVKSV, from the coding sequence ATGTCCGACGTCAACGCGCGCATTTCCGATCTCGTCACCAGCAATGATGTGGTGCTGTTCATGAAGGGCACCCCGCTCTTCCCGCAATGCGGCTTTTCCAGCCGCGCAGTGGCGATCCTCGATCATTGCGGCGTGGCTTACGAGAGCGTCGACGTGCTGCAGGACATGGAAATCCGCCAGGGCATCAAGAGCTTCTCCGACTGGCCGACGATCCCGCAGCTTTACGTGAAGGGCGAATTCGTCGGCGGCAGCGACATCATGATGGAGATGTTCGAAGCGGGCGAATTGCAAACGCTGCTGGATGAAAGCGGCGTAAAGTCTGTTTGA
- a CDS encoding NUDIX hydrolase gives MTSDSAPDGIPAATIIIFRNATDGGPPEVLMTVRSRELRFAGGMAVFPGGRVDPEDFALGEQVAAATGLAPDEAAHQIAAVRETLEETGLALGLVGDITAQSAEAARAMLAENGALAPVLEAFGWQLDLAQITPFARWYPKNERIPRVYDTRFYLADLGTGAVEVSIDQSENTHLFWTTAQGALDAAERGDIKLIFPTRRNLERLALFASHAEAKAQAEAIPVRTIMPQVEERNGTSWLTILADAGYPITGEPLDTVARG, from the coding sequence ATGACCAGCGATTCAGCGCCCGACGGCATTCCTGCCGCGACCATCATTATCTTCCGCAACGCCACCGACGGCGGCCCGCCGGAGGTGCTGATGACCGTGCGCTCGCGCGAGTTGCGCTTTGCGGGCGGCATGGCAGTGTTTCCCGGCGGGCGGGTCGATCCTGAGGACTTCGCGCTCGGCGAGCAGGTCGCCGCGGCGACTGGTCTCGCCCCGGATGAGGCCGCGCACCAGATCGCCGCCGTGCGTGAGACGCTGGAGGAAACCGGCCTGGCGCTCGGCCTTGTGGGCGACATCACCGCGCAAAGCGCCGAGGCGGCGCGCGCGATGCTGGCAGAAAACGGCGCGCTTGCCCCGGTGCTGGAGGCCTTCGGCTGGCAGCTCGATCTTGCGCAGATCACGCCCTTTGCGCGCTGGTATCCCAAGAACGAGCGCATCCCGCGCGTCTATGACACCCGCTTCTACCTCGCCGACCTTGGCACCGGTGCGGTCGAGGTGTCGATCGACCAGTCGGAAAACACCCACCTGTTCTGGACCACGGCGCAAGGCGCACTCGATGCGGCGGAGCGGGGCGACATCAAGCTGATCTTCCCGACCCGCCGCAATCTCGAACGCCTTGCCCTGTTCGCCAGCCACGCCGAAGCGAAGGCGCAGGCCGAGGCGATCCCGGTGCGCACCATCATGCCGCAGGTCGAAGAGCGTAACGGGACAAGCTGGCTGACGATCCTCGCCGATGCGGGCTACCCGATCACGGGCGAACCGCTCGACACCGTCGCACGCGGCTGA